From a region of the Saccharomyces paradoxus chromosome IV, complete sequence genome:
- a CDS encoding aldo-keto reductase superfamily protein (NADPH-dependent alpha-keto amide reductase~similar to YDL124W) encodes MSFYQQFFTLNNGNKIPAIAIIGTGTRWYKNEETDATFSNSLVEQIVYALNLPGIIHIDAAEIYRTYPEVGKALSLTKKPRNEIFLTDKYSTQIKVSDSPAAGLDVALKKLGTDYVDLYLLHSPFVSKEANGFSLEEAWKDMEQLYKSGKAKNIGVSNFAVEDLKRILKIAEVRPQVNQIEFSPFLQNQTPGIYKFCQENDILLEAYSPLGPLQKKSAQDQSQPFFEFVKELSEKYIKSEAQIILRWVSKRGVLPVTTSSKPQRISDAQNLFSFDLSDEEVDKITELGLEHEPLRLYWNKLYDKYNYAAQKV; translated from the coding sequence ATGTCATTTTACCAACAATTCTTTACCTTGAATAATGGGAATAAAATCCCTGCAATAGCCATCATCGGGACAGGCACCAGGTGGTATAAAAACGAGGAAACAGATGCTACCTTCTCTAACAGTTTAGTTGAGCAGATTGTCTATGCTCTAAATTTGCCTGGTATCATTCACATTGATGCTGCTGAGATTTACAGAACATATCCAGAAGTTGGGAAGGCGCTCAGCCTCACCAAAAAACcaagaaatgaaatattCTTGACGGACAAGTACTCAACTCAGATCAAGGTATCAGATTCTCCAGCTGCAGGACTGGATGTggctttgaagaaattgggCACTGACTACGTCGATTTGTACCTTTTACATAGTCCGTTTGTTTCCAAAGAGGCCAACGGGTTCAGTTTGGAAGAAGCCTGGAAGGACATGGAGCAATTGTACAAATCAGGTAAAGCTAAAAATATTGGTGTTTCCAACTTTGCTGTGGAAGACTTGAAAAGGATCCTGAAAATTGCGGAAGTCAGGCCTCAAGTTAATCAAATTGAATTCAGCCCCTTCTTGCAAAACCAAACACCAGGGATTTACAAATTCTGCCAAGAAAACGATATATTGCTGGAGGCATACTCACCACTAGGTCccctacaaaaaaaaagtgcaCAAGATCAGTCTCAACCATTTTTCGAATTCGTGAAAGAGCTTTCTGAGAAATATATCAAGTCTGAAGCCCAGATTATCTTACGTTGGGTGAGCAAACGCGGCGTGTTACCTGTAACCACGTCTTCCAAGCCTCAAAGAATTTCTGACGCCCAAAacttattttcttttgactTGAGCGATGAGGAGGTTGATAAGATAACGGAGCTCGGCTTGGAGCATGAACCCCTAAGACTGTATTGGAATAAATTGTATGATAAATACAATTATGCTGCtcaaaaagtataa
- the LYS21 gene encoding homocitrate synthase LYS21 (Homocitrate synthase isozyme~similar to YDL131W): MSENNEFQSVTESTTAPTTNNPYGPNPADYLSNVKNFQLIDSTLREGEQFANAFFDTEKKIEIARALDDFGVDYIELTSPVASEQSKKDCEAICKLGLKAKILTHIRCHMDDAKVAVETGVDGVDVVIGTSKFLRQYSHGKDMNYIAKSAVEVIEFVKSKGIEIRFSSEDSFRSDLVDLLNIYKTVDKIGVNRVGIADTVGCANPRQVYELIRTLKSVVSCDIECHFHNDTGCAIANAYTALEGGARLIDVSVLGIGERNGITPLGGLMARMIVAAPEYVRSKYKLHKIRDIENLVAEAVEVNIPFNNPITGFCAFTHKAGIHAKAILANPSTYEILDPHDFGMKRYIHFANRLTGWNAIKSRVDQLNLNLTDDQIKEVTAKIKKLGDVRPLNIDDVDSIIKDFHAELGTPILKPVNKGTNEENIDVSNGHLSKKAKVTK, from the coding sequence ATGTCAGAAAATAACGAATTTCAGAGTGTCACCGAATCGACGACTGCTCCAACTACTAACAACCCATACGGCCCAAATCCCGCAGATTACCTTTCCAATGTTAAGAATTTTCAGTTGATTGATTCAACCTTAAGAGAAGGTGAACAATTTGCTAACGCATTCTTCGAtactgaaaagaaaattgaaatcgCTAGGGCTCTGGATGATTTTGGTGTTGATTACATCGAGCTGACCTCACCCGTAGCATCTGAACAGTCCAAAAAGGACTGTGAAGCTATATGTAAACTAGGCTTAAAGGCCAAGATTCTTACGCACATCCGTTGTCACATGGATGACGCCAAAGTCGCCGTAGAGACTGGTGTCGACGGTGTCGACGTCGTCATCGGTACCTCCAAATTTTTAAGGCAGTACTCCCACGGTAAGGATATGAACTACATTGCCAAGAGCGCTGTTGAAGTCATTGAATTCGTCAAATCCAAAGGTATTGAAATCAGATTCTCCTCCGAAGATTCCTTCAGAAGTGACCTAGTTGACCTTTTGAACATCTATAAAACCGTTGACAAGATCGGTGTAAATAGAGTCGGTATTGCTGACACAGTTGGGTGTGCTAACCCAAGGCAAGTATATGAACTTATCAGAACTTTGAAGAGTGTTGTCTCATGTGACATTGAATGCCACTTCCACAACGATACTGGTTGCGCCATTGCCAACGCCTATACAGCCTTGGAAGGTGGTGCCAGATTGATTGACGTCAGTGTACTGGGTATTGGTGAAAGAAACGGTATCACTCCTCTCGGTGGGCTCATGGCAAGAATGATTGTTGCCGCACCAGAATACGTCAGATCCAAATACAAGCTGCACAAGATTAGAGATATCGAAAATCTGGTAGCTGAAGCTGTGGAAGTTAACATTCCATTTAACAACCCTATCACTGGGTTCTGTGCATTCACCCATAAGGCAGGTATTCATGCCAAGGCCATTCTAGCGAACCCATCTACCTACGAAATATTGGACCCTCACGATTTCGGTATGAAGAGATATATACACTTCGCTAACAGATTAACAGGTTGGAATGCAATCAAATCGAGAGTCGATCAATTGAACTTGAATTTGACGGACGACCAAATCAAGGAGGTTACTGCTAAGATCAAGAAACTGGGTGATGTGAGACCGCTAAATATTGATGACGTAGACTCCATCATCAAGGATTTCCATGCTGAATTGGGTACTCCAATTTTAAAACCGGTAAATAAGGGCactaatgaagaaaatatagatGTTTCCAACGGGCATTTATCTAAAAAGGCGAAGGTTACCAAATAA
- the RPP1B gene encoding ribosomal protein P1 beta (Ribosomal protein P1 beta~similar to YDL130W) — MSDSIISFAAFILADAGLEITSDNLLAITKAAGANVDNVWADVYAKALEGKDLKEILSGFHNAGPAAGAAAASGAAAAGGDAAAEEEKEEEAAEESDDDMGFGLFD; from the exons ATGTCTGACTCTATTATTTCCTTTGCTGCTTTCATCCTAGCTGATGCTGGTTTGGAAATCACCTCTGACAACCTATTGGCTATCACCAAGGCCGCTGGTGCTAACGTCGACAAC GTCTGGGCTGATGTTTACGCTAAGGCTTTGGAAGGTAAGGACTTGAAAGAAATCCTATCTGGTTTCCACAACGCTGGTCCAGCTGCTGGTGCTGCCGCTGCTTCTGGTGCTGCCGCTGCCGGTGGTGATGCTGctgctgaagaagaaaaggaagaagaagctgcTGAAGAATCCGACGACGACATGGGTTTCGGTTTATTCGACTAA
- the PCL2 gene encoding cyclin PCL2 (Cyclin, interacts with cyclin-dependent kinase Pho85p~similar to YDL127W), with product MSNYEALLQFNRKAVSKEMVQYLASTTASIIKIKKTNSMIDIALPAPPLTKFINRLIKHSNVQTPTLMATSVYLAKLRSIIPSNVYGIETTRHRIFLGCLILAAKTLNDSSPLNKHWAEYTDGLLILREVNTIERELLEYFDWDVTISTDDLITCLSPFLKPIKEEKLYKSQRDRHTLNSPSAQEKDMVDKSSSSHSRSSSNLSIPSLASTSTLSTLESRRSNLSNYSNRIRTLPELHESNDISDKFSPREYNIYSKQNNKENRRPIPTSKPFNFSKARPVILKTGLDKPMINEDSRVKKSNWSNFFKS from the coding sequence ATGTCAAACTACGAAGCTTTGCTACAATTTAATAGGAAGGCTGTATCTAAGGAAATGGTGCAATATCTAGCATCAACTACAGCTTCTATTATCAAAATTAAGAAAACGAATAGTATGATAGATATCGCACTACCAGCACCACCGTTGACTAAATTTATCAACCGGTTGATCAAGCATTCTAACGTTCAAACTCCGACTTTGATGGCCACCTCTGTATATTTAGCTAAATTAAGATCAATAATACCGAGTAACGTTTATGGTATAGAGACCACTAGGCATAGAATATTCTTGGGATGTCTAATATTAGCTGCGAAGACGTTGAATGACTCTTCTCCTCTTAACAAGCATTGGGCCGAATATACTGACGGCCTGCTCATACTACGAGAGGTTAACACCATAGAAAGGGAACTACtagaatattttgattgGGACGTCACCATTTCCACGGATGATTTAATTACATGTCTCTCGCCATTTTTGAAGCCTATCAAAGAGGAGAAGCTGTACAAATCGCAAAGAGACCGTCACACGCTGAACAGTCCCTCTGCTCAAGAAAAGGATATGGTAGACAAGTCATCCTCTTCCCATTCGCGCTCCTCGTCTAATTTGTCTATTCCATCTTTGGCTTCCACTTCGACCCTCTCCACATTGGAATCCAGAAGATCCAATTTGTCCAACTATAGCAATAGAATACGAACTTTACCAGAACTACATGAATCCAATGATATTAGCGACAAGTTTTCTCCGCGAGAATACAATATATACTCCAAACAGAATAACAAGGAAAATAGAAGGCCAATACCGACAAGTAAGCCGTTCAATTTCAGTAAAGCACGTCCTGTGATCTTGAAAACTGGCTTGGATAAACCGATGATTAACGAGGATTCAAGagtgaagaaatcaaattggtcaaatttcttcaaatcgTGA
- the CDC48 gene encoding AAA family ATPase CDC48 (AAA ATPase~similar to YDL126C), whose translation MGEEHKPLLDASGVDPREEDKTATAILRRKKKDNMLLVDDAINDDNSVIAINSNTMDKLELFRGDTVLVKGKKRKDTVLIVLIDDELEDGACRINRVVRNNLRIRLGDLVTIHPCPDIKYATRISVLPIADTIEGITGNLFDVFLKPYFVEAYRPVRKGDHFVVRGGMRQVEFKVVDVEPEEYAVVAQDTIIHWEGEPINREDEENNMNEVGYDDIGGCRKQMAQIREMVELPLRHPQLFKAIGIKPPRGVLMYGPPGTGKTLMARAVANETGAFFFLINGPEVMSKMAGESESNLRKAFEEAEKNAPAIIFIDEIDSIAPKRDKTNGEVERRVVSQLLTLMDGMKARSNVVVIAATNRPNSIDPALRRFGRFDREVDIGIPDATGRLEVLRIHTKNMKLADDVDLEALAAETHGYVGADIASLCSEAAMQQIREKMDLIDLDEDEIDAEVLDSLGVTMDNFRFALGNSNPSALRETVVESVNVTWDDVGGLDDIKEELKETVEYPVLHPDQYTKFGLSPSKGVLFYGPPGTGKTLLAKAVATEVSANFISVKGPELLSMWYGESESNIRDIFDKARAAAPTVVFLDELDSIAKARGGSLGDAGGASDRVVNQLLTEMDGMNAKKNVFVIGATNRPDQIDPAILRPGRLDQLIYVPLPDENARLSILNAQLRKTPLEPGLELTAIAKATQGFSGADLLYIVQRAAKYAIKDSIEAHRQHEAEKEVKGEGEDVEMTDEGAKAEQEPEVDPVPYITKEHFAEAMKTAKRSVSDAELRRYEAYSQQMKASRGQFSNFNFNDAPLGTTATDNANTNNSAPSGAGAAFGSNAEEDDDLYS comes from the coding sequence ATGGGTGAAGAACACAAACCGCTTTTGGACGCCTCGGGTGTCGACCCTCGTGAAGAGGATAAAACCGCCACTGCTATTctaagaagaaagaagaaggacaACATGCTTTTGGTCGACGATGCTATCAACGATGACAATTCTGTCATTGCAATCAACTCCAACACGATGGACAAACTGGAGTTGTTTCGTGGTGACACCGTTCTCGTTAAGGGtaagaagagaaaagacACTGTCTTAATCGTGCTGATCGATGATGAACTAGAAGACGGAGCATGTAGGATAAATCGTGTAGTCCGTAACAATTTGCGTATTAGATTGGGTGATTTAGTTACGATTCATCCTTGCCCCGATATCAAATACGCCACCAGAATTTCCGTGCTACCAATTGCTGACACGATCGAAGGTATTACCGGTAATCTTTTCgatgttttcttgaagCCTTATTTTGTGGAAGCTTACAGACCAGTGAGGAAGGGCGACCATTTTGTTGTCAGGGGTGGTATGAGACAAGTCGAATTCAAGGTCGTGGATGTTGAACCCGAAGAATATGCCGTTGTTGCTCAGGATACCATTATCCACTGGGAAGGTGAACCAATCAACAGggaagatgaagagaatAATATGAACGAAGTTGGTTACGATGATATTGGTGGTTGTCGTAAGCAAATGGCTCAAATCAGGGAAATGGTTGAATTACCATTGAGACATCCTCAGCTGTTCAAAGCTATTGGTATCAAGCCACCAAGAGGCGTTTTGATGTATGGACCACCTGGTACTGGTAAAACTTTGATGGCAAGAGCTGTTGCCAATGAGACTggtgccttttttttcttaatcaATGGTCCAGAAGTTATGTCCAAAATGGCGGGTGAATCAGAATCCAATCTAAGAAAGGCGTTcgaagaagctgaaaaaaacGCTCCAgctatcatttttattgatgaaattgattcCATAGCTCCAAAGAGAGACAAGACTAATGGTGAGGTTGAAAGAAGAGTTGTTTCCCAATTGTTAACGTTGATGGATGGTATGAAGGCGAGATCTaatgttgttgttattgctGCTACCAACAGACCAAATTCGATTGATCCTGCTCTAAGAAGATTTGGTAGATTTGATCGTGAAGTGGACATCGGTATCCCAGATGCTACAGGTAGACTTGAAGTTCTACGTATTCACACTAAGAACATGAAGTTGGCTGACGACGTTGATTTGGAGGCCTTGGCTGCAGAAACACACGGTTACGTGGGTGCAGATATTGCCTCTCTATGTTCAGAAGCTGCTATGCAACAGATCCGTGAGAAAATGGACTTGATAGAtttagatgaagatgaaattgatgCAGAGGTGCTTGATTCTTTGGGAGTCACCATGGACAACTTCAGATTTGCTTTAGGTAACTCCAACCCATCTGCGTTACGTGAAACTGTTGTTGAAAGTGTCAATGTTACTTGGGATGATGTTGGTGGTCTAGATGACATTAAGGAAGAGTTGAAGGAAACTGTTGAATACCCAGTTTTACATCCAGACCAATACACCAAGTTCGGCTTATCTCCATCAAAGGGTGTGTTGTTCTACGGTCCACCAGGTACGGGTAAAACCTTGTTAGCAAAAGCTGTAGCTACTGAGGTTTCTGCTAACTTTATTTCAGTTAAAGGTCCGGAATTATTGAGTATGTGGTATGGTGAATCGGAATCTAATATTCGTGATATTTTCGATAAGGCAAGAGCAGCTGCTCCAACCGTCGTTTTTCTGGACGAATTGGATTCCATTGCTAAGGCAAGAGGTGGTTCCTTGGGTGATGCTGGTGGTGCTTCTGATAGAGTCGTCAATCAACTATTAACTGAAATGGATGGTATGAACgccaagaaaaatgtgTTCGTGATCGGCGCCACCAACAGACCAGACCAAATTGACCCTGCTATCTTGAGACCTGGAAGATTAGATCAATTGATATATGTTCCATTGCCAGATGAAAATGCCAGGTTATCTATCCTAAATGCTCAATTAAGGAAAACACCATTAGAGCCAGGTCTGGAATTAACTGCGATCGCTAAAGCTACTCAAGGTTTCTCTGGTGCTGATTTACTATATATTGTTCAGAGAGCTGCTAAATACGCTATCAAGGATTCCATCGAAGCTCACAGACAACATGAAGCTGAAAAGGAAGTGAAAGGAGAAGGCGAAGACGTGGAAATGACTGATGAGGGAGCAAAGGCTGAACAAGAACCAGAAGTAGATCCCGTTCCATATATTACAAAGGAACATTTCGCAGAAGCTATGAAGACTGCTAAACGTTCCGTCTCAGATGCTGAATTGCGTCGTTATGAAGCATATTCTCAACAAATGAAAGCATCTAGAGGTCAATTCAGtaatttcaacttcaatGACGCTCCATTAGGTACTACGGCTACGGACAATGCTAACACTAATAATAGTGCGCCAAGTGGAGCAGGTGCTGCATTCGGTTCTAATGcggaagaagatgatgatttgTATAGTTAG
- the VCX1 gene encoding Vcx1p (Vacuolar membrane antiporter with Ca2+/H+ and K+/H+ exchange activity~similar to YDL128W), protein MDATAPLLTVANSHSARNPKHTAWRAALYDLQYILKASPLNFLLVFVPLGLIWGHFQLSHTLTFLFNFLAIIPLAAILANATEELADKAGNTIGGLLNATFGNAVELIVSIIALKKGQVRIVQASMLGSLLSNLLLVLGFCFIFGGYNRVQQTFNQTAAQTMSSLLAIACASLLIPAAFRATLPHGKEDHFIDGKILELSRGTSIVILIVYVLFLYFQLGSHHALFEQQEEETDEVMSTISRQPHHSLSVKSSLMILLGTTVIISFCADFLVGTIDNVVESTGLSKTFIGLIVIPIVGNAAEHVTSVLVAMKDKMDLALGVAIGSSLQVALFVTPFMVLVGWMIDVPMTLNFSTFETATLFIAVFLSNYLILDGESNWLEGVMSLAMYILIAMAFFYYPDEKTLDSIGNSL, encoded by the coding sequence ATGGATGCTACTGCCCCACTATTAACTGTTGCCAACAGCCATTCTGCCCGCAATCCAAAGCATACGGCATGGAGAGCAGCTTTGTATGATTTACAGTATATTTTGAAAGCATCTCCTCTGAATTTTCTATTAGTATTTGTTCCTTTAGGCCTGATTTGGGGACATTTCCAATTATCTCATACATTgacatttcttttcaatttcttggcTATCATTCCATTAGCAGCTATCTTGGCTAATGCCACGGAAGAGTTGGCTGATAAGGCTGGTAACACCATTGGTGGACTCTTAAATGCTACTTTTGGTAACGCTGTGGAACTGATCGTTTCTATCATTGCCCTGAAAAAGGGTCAAGTGAGAATTGTGCAGGCTTCGATGCTAGGTAGTCTTCTCTCTAATTTGCTGCTAGTCCTTGGGTTCTGCTTCATATTCGGTGGATACAATAGAGTCCAACAGACATTCAACCAAACCGCTGCTCAAACAATGTCATCATTACTTGCCATTGCATGCGCATCTCTTTTGATTCCTGCTGCATTCAGAGCCACTTTACCACATGGCAAGGAAGATCATTTCATTGACGGAAAAATATTGGAGTTGTCTAGAGGCACCTCTATTGTTATTCTTATCGTTTACGTTTTATTCTTATATTTCCAGCTAGGAAGCCACCATGCCCTTTTCGAGCAACAAGAAGAGGAGACCGATGAAGTCATGAGCACCATTTCCAGGCAACCACATCACTCTTTGAGTGTCAAGTCATCATTGATGATACTTTTAGGTACAACTGTCATCATCTCTTTTTGCGCGGACTTTTTAGTCGGTACGATTGACAATGTTGTTGAATCTACCGGGCTTTCTAAGACATTTATAGGTTTAATTGTCATTCCTATTGTGGGTAATGCTGCAGAGCATGTCACATCCGTCTTGGTAGCTATGAAGGATAAGATGGATCTAGCGCTCGGTGTCGCTATCGGTTCCTCTTTACAAGTTGCCCTATTTGTTACACCATTCATGGTCCTTGTAGGCTGGATGATCGATGTTCCAATGACGCTAAATTTCTCCACTTTTGAAACCGCCACTCTTTTTATCGCTGTTTTCTTATCCAATTACTTAATTCTCGATGGTGAATCAAACTGGTTGGAGGGCGTCATGTCTCTGGCTATGTATATTCTGATTGCAATGGCTTTCTTCTATTATCCAGATGAAAAAACCCTTGACTCCATCGGAAATAGTTTATGA
- a CDS encoding uncharacterized protein (similar to YDL129W) → MELRSRRSAEAYLVTPEEPARNKNESNIESDERVSTREAKSENTSVFSPAYSDIATTESAKKIDDNEYYNFTSHFMPSLKNTRELENTILNLIQRIKEGDDGTLVSEKDLILSVLNRSLASTSHWMLQAQLSELRATSEGRYAVETNLLKKEVEFLKNKTPRTSESVDSAKLKPLLERPLKRKLSLPGLTQRPLSTDARLEGGHGGVPASSWKTKVPKLPLPVPRSSLNVSPQKVPMGTDRGEEDNKVDTLELVENNKPHPRMRRRSDNPATNEYVRVFHLEKKEPKSRKK, encoded by the coding sequence ATGGAGCTAAGAAGTAGACGGAGCGCAGAGGCCTATCTTGTCACGCCTGAAGAACCTGCCAGGAATAAGAATGAATCGAACATAGAATCCGATGAGAGGGTCAGTACTAGGGAAGCAAAGAGCGAGAACACAAGTGTATTTAGTCCCGCTTACTCTGATATTGCTACTACTGAATCGgcgaaaaaaattgatgacAATGAATACTACAATTTTACTAGTCACTTTATGccatctttgaaaaacacCAGAGAGCTGGAAAACACAATTCTTAATCTCATACAGAGGATAAAGGAAGGCGATGATGGAACCTTGGTGAGCGAGAAAGATCTAATATTAAGTGTACTTAACAGATCTTTAGCGTCCACATCTCACTGGATGTTGCAGGCCCAGCTATCGGAGTTAAGGGCCACTTCAGAGGGAAGATATGCAGTGGAGACAAAcctgttgaaaaaagaggTAGAATTTCTAAAGAACAAGACCCCAAGGACCAGCGAAAGTGTAGATTCCGCAAAGTTGAAACCACTTCTTGAACGACCTTTGAAACGTAAACTTTCATTGCCAGGACTGACGCAAAGGCCATTATCCACTGACGCTAGGCTAGAAGGCGGACATGGAGGTGTACCGGCAAGCTCATGGAAAACCAAAGTTCCAAAACTCCCTCTTCCTGTTCCTCGATCATCTTTGAACGTTTCTCCCCAAAAAGTCCCGATGGGTACAGATAGAGGTGAGGAAGATAACAAAGTTGACACACTAGAATTAGTAGAGAACAATAAACCCCATCCAAGGATGAGAAGAAGGAGTGACAATCCAGCAACAAACGAATATGTGAGAGTGTTTCACTTGGAGAAAAAGGAACCTAAATCgcgaaaaaaataa
- the STF1 gene encoding ATPase-binding protein (Ribosomal protein P1 beta~similar to YDL130W): MLNRCISRNARLPVNLRVASRFYSDGPLGGAGPGNPQDIFIKRERAKEDYYARQQEREQLAHVKEQLKEHKKKLENLENKINNLSK; encoded by the coding sequence ATGTTGAACCGCTGTATATCCCGTAATGCCAGGCTGCCAGTAAATTTAAGAGTTGCATCCCGCTTTTATTCTGATGGTCCTCTCGGTGGTGCTGGTCCCGGTAATCCACAAGATATCTTTATCAAGAGAGAACGTGCCAAAGAGGATTACTATGCCAGGCAACAAGAGAGGGAACAATTAGCACATGTGAAGGAACAACTTAAAGAacacaagaagaaattggaaaatttagaaaacaaaattaaTAATCTTTCAAAGTGA
- the SNA4 gene encoding Sna4p (similar to YDL123W) → MCCYCVCCTVSDFILYIIALFFPPVAVLFRSGPFSSDFLLNVLLTLLGFLPGMLHAFYYITITSPLRNAEYVYYYQQGWVDSERNVPSNRPQDSETFQNRSQQGSSARNVYPSVETPLLQGAAPQDNKQSTVESPPPYVP, encoded by the coding sequence ATGTGTTGCTACTGTGTTTGTTGTACGGTTTCTGACTTCATACTGTATATTATTGCGCTTTTTTTCCCCCCAGTTGCGGTCCTTTTTCGATCTGGGCCTTTTTCATCTGATTTCCTGTTGAATGTGCTGCTGACACTACTGGGGTTTTTGCCTGGTATGCTGCACGCATTCTACTACATCACGATTACGAGTCCCTTAAGGAACGCCGAATACGTCTACTATTACCAGCAAGGCTGGGTAGATAGTGAAAGAAACGTCCCCTCAAATCGTCCTCAAGACTCAGAGACCTTCCAAAACCGTTCTCAGCAAGGAAGCTCTGCTAGAAACGTGTACCCGAGCGTTGAAACTCCTCTGTTACAAGGTGCAGCTCCCCAGGACAACAAACAGTCTACCGTGGAATCTCCTCCTCCTTATGTGCCATGA
- the HNT1 gene encoding adenosine 5'-monophosphoramidase (Adenosine 5'-monophosphoramidase~similar to YDL125C), whose protein sequence is MSAPAALDAACIFCKIIKGEIPSFKLIETKYSYAFLDIQPTAEGHTLIIPKYHGAKLHDIPDEFLTDAMPIAKRLAKAMKLDTYNVLQNNGKIAHQEVDHVHFHLIPKRDEKTGLIVGWPAQETDFDKLGKLHKELLTKLEGSD, encoded by the exons ATGTCTGCTCCTGCTGCCCTTGATGCTGCCTGTATTTTTTGCAAGATTATTAAAG GTGAAATTCCATCCTTCAAACTGATTGAAACTAAGTACTCATATGCTTTCTTGGACATCCAACCTACCGCTGAAGGTCATACCTTAATCATTCCTAAGTACCACGGTGCGAAATTGCATGACATCCCAGACGAATTTCTTACCGACGCCATGCCGATTGCTAAGAGACTGGCCAAGGCAATGAAATTGGACACTTATAATGTGTTGCAGAATAATGGTAAGATTGCACATCAAGAAGTCGACCATGTCCATTTCCATTTAATTCCCAAGAGAGATGAGAAAACTGGTTTGATTGTAGGGTGGCCAGCTCAGGAAACGGATTTTGACAAGTTGGGCAAGCTACACAAAGAGTTGCTTACTAAACTAGAAGGCTCCGATTAG